In Saccharothrix syringae, the following are encoded in one genomic region:
- a CDS encoding helix-turn-helix domain-containing protein: MAEVWRIPRGTVYWLANKHRWRRYKLGRQVYYHAADILASLD, encoded by the coding sequence GTGGCCGAGGTGTGGCGGATTCCCCGCGGCACCGTGTACTGGTTGGCCAACAAGCACCGGTGGCGCCGGTACAAGCTGGGCAGGCAGGTCTACTACCACGCCGCCGACATCCTCGCCTCGTTGGATTAA